GCTAAGGGTTTAGCTCAGCAAGCAGCCAAATGGAACATTCAACACTTGTACCATTCCCCCTTAGCTCGAGCCGAGCAAACAGCGCAGATTTGCGCCCGAGAGTTACAAATAATTGCCAAGCCTTTACCAGGCACCCAAGAACGCCACTTTGGAGACTGGCAAGGTCAACCCGTGTCTGCATTATCTGCCTATCACGATTTTCGGCAATATTGTTATCAACAAAGAAATACATCACCTAATGCTTTAGGGGAATCCACCGAGCAAGTTCAAGCTAGAATACAGTCTGCCCTCAATAAGATTGCCGCTGCTATGTTAACTGATCCAACTGGCCATGCTTTATTAATTAGCCATGGTGATGCCATAGATTGTTTAATGACAGCATGGACAGAAGCCTTGCAGTT
The sequence above is a segment of the Paraglaciecola sp. L3A3 genome. Coding sequences within it:
- a CDS encoding histidine phosphatase family protein; this translates as MTEPRYLYFCRHGQSEWNALGLLQGQVDNNLSELGKQQAKGLAQQAAKWNIQHLYHSPLARAEQTAQICARELQIIAKPLPGTQERHFGDWQGQPVSALSAYHDFRQYCYQQRNTSPNALGESTEQVQARIQSALNKIAAAMLTDPTGHALLISHGDAIDCLMTAWTEALQLNNCQAVRLVLNDHNFIWDHTFTLDAKDKI